A genomic stretch from Arachis stenosperma cultivar V10309 chromosome 3, arast.V10309.gnm1.PFL2, whole genome shotgun sequence includes:
- the LOC130965409 gene encoding inactive protein kinase SELMODRAFT_444075-like has protein sequence MSSKKEGYEEVEEEEEEEEEEMVSGKVVVVAVKASREISRTALVWALTHVVQPGDSIKLLVVIPFLSSGKRNWGFSRFASDCTTSNWRSHLGSASDQKEIITSSCSQLVLQLHDLYDPDKIKISVKILSSSLCGAVAIEAKRVHSSWVILDKKLKQEKKCCMEQLHCNIVSMKRSRAKILRLNLNSSPKMELNDGGCSLSLELSAYAKQNPDTIRGPAVTPASSPEQGSPLLTATDIGTSSLSSSDPSTSPFFQSDIYERRRHEGLKNLEYIESDSESEKLSLSSKSSYIQPWIANVICLDGEDSMQRLGDQDPVLGVLNCKIDVNLSKSVRDAISLARNAPPGPPPLCSICQHKAPAFGNPPRWFTFAELQLATGGFSQANFLAQGGFGSVHRGVLPDGQVIAVKQYKLASTQGDKEFCSEVEVLSCAQHRNVVTLIGFCVEDGRRLLVYEYICNGSLDSHLYGRKQKVLEWSARQKIAVGAARGLRYLHEECRVGCIVHRDMRPNNILLTHDFEAQVGDFGLARWQPDGDLGVETRVIGTFGYLAPEYAQSGQITEKADVYSFGIVLLELVTGRKAIDINRPKGQQCLSEWARPLLELEHEEAEAREELVDPIIWKGKGYIAKEVNRMLQCCSLCIRRDPHSRPRMSQVLRMLEE, from the exons ATGAGCAGCAAAAAGGAAGGTTatgaagaagtagaagaagaagaagaagaagaagaagaagagatggtGAGTGGGAAAGTGGTAGTTGTTGCAGTTAAAGCTTCAAGAGAAATTTCAAGAACTGCTTTGGTTTGGGCATTGACTCATGTTGTTCAACCAGGGGATTCCATTAAGCTGTTAGTTGTCATTCCTTTTCTCTCCTCAG GCAAGAGGAATTGGGGATTCTCAAGATTTGCCAGTGATTGTACCACTAGTAACTGGAGATCCCACTTAGGAAGCGCTTCAGATCAGAAAGAAATTATTACGAGTTCCTGTTCCCAATTGGTGCTTCAACTACATGATTTATATGATCCAGACAAG ATAAAGATCAGCGTTAAGATTCTTTCGAGTTCTTTATGTGGAGCAGTTGCCATTGAAGCCAAGAGAGTCCACTCAAGCTGGGTTATATTGGACAA aaaattgaaacaagaaaagaagtgCTGCATGGAGCAGCTGCATTGCAATATTGTAAGTATGAAGCGATCAAGGGCAAAGATTCTGCGCTTGAATTTGAACAGTTCACCGAAGATGGAACTTAATGATGGGGGGTGTTCATTGTCATTGGAGCTGAGTGCATATGCAAAACAAAATCCAGACACAATTAGAGGTCCTGCTGTTACTCCAGCTAGTAGTCCTGAGCAAGGATCGCCGCTATTGACTGCAACTGATATTGGTACCTCATCACTATCGAGCTCAGATCCTAGCACTTCACCATTTTTCCAGAGTGATATTTATGAAAGGCGAAGGCACGAGGGACTGAAAAATCTGGAGTATATTGAATCTGACTCGGAGAGTGAAAAGCTAAGTTTATCTTCAAAAAGTTCATATATTCAGCCCTGGATTGCCAATGTGATTTGTCTTGATGGTGAGGACAGTATGCAAAGGTTGGGCGATCAAGACCCTGTCTTAGGAGTGCTTAATTGTAAGATTGATGTCAACCTAAGCAAAAGTGTTAGAGATGCAATTTCACTTGCGAGAAATGCACCTCCTGGTCCTCCTCCATTGTGCTCTATTTGTCAGCACAAGGCACCTGCATTTGGAAACCCTCCAAGGTGGTTTACATTTGCCGAATTGCAACTCGCCACGGGTGGTTTTTCACAAGCGAATTTCTTGGCACAAGGTGGTTTTGGTTCTGTACACCGTGGCGTGCTACCGGATGGGCAAGTCATTGCTGTGAAGCAGTATAAATTAGCCAGTACACAAGGTGATAAAGAATTTTGCTCAGAAGTTGAAGTCTTAAGCTGCGCACAACATCGGAATGTTGTGACGCTAATTGGGTTTTGTGTGGAGGATGGTAGAAGATTACTAGTTTATGAATACATATGCAATGGCTCTTTGGATTCTCATCTTTATG GACGAAAACAGAAAGTACTAGAATGGTCTGCTCGGCAAAAAATCGCAGTGGGAGCTGCTCGCGGCTTAAGGTACCTACATGAAGAATGCAGAGTGGGATGTATTGTGCACCGTGATATGCGACCTAACAATATCCTCCTTACTCATGATTTTGAAGCACAG GTGGGAGATTTTGGACTTGCTAGGTGGCAACCTGATGGAGATTTGGGTGTGGAAACCAGGGTCATAGGAACATTTGG GTATTTGGCGCCAGAATATGCTCAAAGTGGGCAAATAACAGAGAAAGCTGATGTGTATTCGTTTGGAATAGTGCTATTGGAGCTTGTAACAGGAAGGAAAGCCATTGATATAAACCGCCCCAAAGGCCAGCAGTGCCTCAGTGAATGG GCACGGCCATTGCTTGAACTTGAACACGAAGAAGCAGAAGCGAGAGAAGAGCTAGTTGATCCTATAATATGGAAAGGGAAAGGGTATATTGCTAAAGAGGTTAATCGAATGTTGCAATGTTGCTCCTTGTGCATCCGAAGAGACCCTCATTCAAGGCCCAGAATGTCTCAG GTGCTAAGGATGCTGGAAGAATGA
- the LOC130966463 gene encoding LOW QUALITY PROTEIN: uncharacterized protein LOC130966463 (The sequence of the model RefSeq protein was modified relative to this genomic sequence to represent the inferred CDS: inserted 1 base in 1 codon; substituted 1 base at 1 genomic stop codon), which produces MAKLEAKLGMIVDSVGAHPMVHGGMGVATSAYPMTESVLSSSMRHGEMLGHYSGSSTTSDDEPKIGLICLRCRRRGYRAKNCPEVQVGANYDKYCYNYGETDHSLANCPHHVQEGGTKFAECFVCKQQGHLSKNCPQNAHGIYPKGGGCKIXKCGGVTHXAMDCPEKGKKAPFAANGPADGFLYLEEWYLYYAKLITPFLPSAMRLRNEQRPCGTVTKFVSGDDIEDDFMTDDINNRDKDKSSKSKDGQAKPKKGPKVVNFS; this is translated from the exons ATGGCGAAGCTTGAAGCGAAGCTCGGAATGATAGTTGACTCCGTTG GTGCTCATCCTATGGTTCATGGAGGGATGGGGGTTGCCACTAGTGCATACCCAATGACTGAATCAGTTCTCTCGAGTTCAATGCGGCATGGTGAGATGCTTGGGCATTATAGTGGAAGTTCTACTACTTCAGATGATGAACCTAAAATAGGCCTG ATATGCTTACGGTGTCGACGGCGTGGTTACCGAGCTAAGAATTGCCCTGAAGTTCAAGTTGGTGCCAATTATGACAAGTATTGTTACAATTATGGAGAAACTGATCATTCACTTGCAAATTGTCCCCACCATGTTCAAGAAG GAGGGACAAAGTTTGCAGAGTGCTTTGTCTGTAAACAGCAAGGACACTTGAGTAAAAACTGCCCTCAAAATGCTCATGGCATCTATCCTAAG GGTGGTGgttgtaaaatataaaaatgtggTGGCGTGACAC TGGCAATGGATTGCCCCGAAAAAGGGAAGAAAGCTCCTTTTGCTGCTAATGGGCCTGCTGATGGAT TTTTATATCTTGAAGAATGGTACTTGTATTATGCAAAGCTTATAACTCCATTTCTTCCTTCAGCAATGAGACTGAGAAATGAACAGAGGCCTTGTGGAACGGTAACCAAATTTGTGAGTGGGGATGACATTGAGGATGACTTCATGACAGATGACATAAATAACAGAGACAAGGACAAGTCCTCAAAGTCCAAAGACGGTCAAGCAAAACCAAAAAAGGGTCCTAAAGTTGTGAACTTCAGCTAA